Within the Girardinichthys multiradiatus isolate DD_20200921_A chromosome 12, DD_fGirMul_XY1, whole genome shotgun sequence genome, the region agatatatttgttttttttccccctctctaTCATTCAGAGACTTGCGTGGGAACTCGTTCCGCTGCGACTGTAAGATCAAGTGGCTGGTCGACTGGATGGAGAAGACCAACACTTCGGTTCCAGCCATCTACTGTGCCAGCCCCTTTGAATTTCAGGGTCGCAGAATCCGTGATCTCACCCCACGGGATTTCAACTGTATCACAgcaggtttctttttttcccaaacGAACCTTATCTGTCTACATCAGTTTGCTCAAGGCGATGCTGGGGTTTGTATGTGTTCTCACTCTGGTCTCTCATCCAACAGACTTTGCTGTATATGAAACCTTCCCTTTCCACTCTGTGTCAGTGGAGTCCTATGAGTTCAGTGGAGATCAGTTTGTTGCCTTTGCTCAACCTGATTCAGGATTCTGTACCCTGTATATATGGGATCATGTTGAGATGATCTTCAGAACATTTCATAATATCACCTGTAAGTTTTTGATTGTGAAACTAATAACCAGTATGCTGGGTTtggcaaataatgaaaacctaaTGCTTTTGGCTCCTGTGTGTCTCTCCTAAAGCTCGCTCGGCTGTGTACTGCAAACCTGTGGTGATAAGCAACACTCTTTACATGGTTGTGGCTCAACTTTTTGGAGGATCTCACATATACAAGTAAGGCTTGTAATCTAATTCCAtatttaagtcaagtcaagtttatttataaagtgcttttcagcaacaaggcactcaaggcgctgtacataaggaaaaacattacaatgatacagaaaatcaaactacagaggtaattaaaaaaattaagagaatagaatgatggataagaaaatgaaaggaaaattggactgaaaacgtaactaataatgtttagatggcacagtcaaaggccactctaaacaaataagtcttgatttaaagcaacttagggtttcggcgcttttacagttttctgggagtttattccagattagtggagcataagaactaaaagctgcttctccatgtttggttctgggtgtgcagagtagatttgtgatgatgtgttcagggtgatgtgtagtttcagtttttttgccaAATAAAGTAGGCAATTCAAATTTTGGTTACATCTGAACAAAGCATGTTCTTCCTCATGGTCTTCCAGATGTTTGGGAGATcttgtggctttttttttttcaacagtggCATTATTCTATCCACTATACCATACAGGCTAAATTTGTGGAGTATGTGACTAATagttgagctgtggatctctgtagctcctccagagttaccactggaCCTTTGGTTGCTTCTAAGATAATTGCTcttcttgcctggcctgtcattTAGGTGGACAATCATgacttggtaggtttgcagttctgTAGTCTTTCCATTATTAGGCCATCgtttgaacagtgctctgagaGCTATCATTAGCCTCACAGCATAATTCCCCACATAAGTCATATTGGCCTAAATATGACTTATGTGGGGAATTATGCTATAAGGTTTATGATATATAAAGCCTAtgctgttttataaataaaaccatagacttttatttgctaaaaaaatagaaaattacatatccttttttcttcctttgtcTTAATTTATCACATACAATTCCAAGTTTGCGGTTGTAACATGAAGAAATTTATGGAAAACTTCCTTATGTGAGCTCTTTTCTagaggttaattggtctctagaAAATTGCCCTTTGGTCtgaatgtgtgtgcatggttgtttttcttgtttgtctcTGTCTTGCAACGTGTACCTCAtctcttgcccaatgactgctAGAGATAGATCCAAACTCCCAATGACCACATAGGGATTAAGTGGCTTTAGTGAATGGATGTGAGTTTTTGAATGCCACCAGGTTTTTAATCAACCGAGTGCCGACTCAGTGAAGTTAAAGTTGGACTATTGaggttttcattcaaagcagacTGAAGCTGCTGTGTGAGGCTCCTGTTGATTTCTGATCATTCAATTGTCTCACCTTTTATGGCCCTTTTTGTTTCCCCACTTAGTCCCCACCTCAGCGTTTATTTTTGACTAGTTTGCtatcagctgttagtggctaagGAGTCCGGTCGTTAGGTGCTTTGTCGCGTCTGTACTGGCCTGGTTCTACCTTTCTATCTGCTGACAGCCGCTATCGATATGCATCAAAGAACCAAAGAAGATTTCAGCATTTATTAATTCTGCTCCATTTTCCAAGTCAACCCAAATTGTTGTTTTATTCCCacttttgtccataaactgttGGTTTGATCTCCATCTCAACTCAGTAGGCATCCTTATTTTtgacagtgtttgtgtttattttgtgtaaaagtgattatctgtcaaaataaggttagtgttccacaccatttggtaaaatggttgATAGCGCAGTGACATTTagagtggttttggttaataattatcaattattaatgataattaacttattgtaatttttaagtGCTGCGGGCCCAATACTCACAACACCAGTGTGTAGCTCTGATCCTgtgagaaataattttggttagAATGTATTATTTCCTTAACATTATACAGTAGAATTGAACAGTCTGACAGGGGTATGGATGTAAGACCTCAAGTAGCGCCCTTTCCTGCAATGAGGGTGCCTCAGTcggccactgaaggagctgctcagCTCCTCTACAGTCCGGTGCAGTGGGTTAGAGGTTATGTCCATGATGGATGTGAGCTTAGCTAACATCCTCCTCTCACCCACCACCTCCACAGAGTCAAGTGGACAGCCCACTTCAGAGCTGGCCGTCCTAACCTGCTTGTTCAGGCTCTTCCTGCCCAAGGCAGCAAAGAGCGGAACAGAAAGCAACATAATTGTTCTAACCCCAATAACTTTGGGAATATCCTAACAGCCTTTCTTTTAATACAGGTGGGAGGAGGGCCCACAGCGCTTTATAAAGATCCAAGACATTGACACCAATCGGGTGAGGAAACCCAACTTTGTGGACACCTTCCTGCTAGACGGAGAGTGGTATTTTGTTGTGGCAGACAGCTCCAAGGCGGGTTCCACCAGCATCTATCGTTGGAACAACAACGGGTTCTACTCCCATCAGTCCCTCCATCCCTGGCACCGGGACACTCATGTGGAGTTCATTGATGTTGGGGGGAAGCCTCATCTCATCCTATCCAGCGCCTCTCAGCCACCAGTGATTTACCAGTGGGACCGAAGCCAGAAGCAGTTTGCTTTCCATTCCATAATTAAAGAGCCTGCAGACGTGCAGATGGTAAAGCACTTCTGGGTAAGGAAAGTCCTCTACCTCTGCCTCACGCGCTTCATTGGTGACTCTAAGATCTTGCGGTGGGAGGGACAGCGGTTCATGGAGATCCAGACTCTGCCCTCTCGGGGGTCGATGGTGGTGTATCCCTTCATCGTGGGCCCTCGCCAGTACCTCATCCTGGGAAGCGATTTCTCCTTCTCCAGAGTGTACCTGTGGGACGACCTCACTCAGCGCTTCCAACCCTTCCAGGAGCTCAACATGAGGGCCCCAAGGGGATTCAGCTTGGTATCGGTCAACAACAAGGACATTCTGCTGGCCGCCAGCTTCAAAGGCAACACCCTCGCCTACCAGCACCTGGTGGTGGATCTCAGCGCCAAATGAGCAACAAAGGTGTTCACCTTCTAATTAAAAAATGTGCCAATAAGACTGCAAAAATGTTGAAGCCATGTAACTGAAAATCTGCTGTTTCCTCCGAGGTCTTGAGTAAACCAACTAATTGTTTATGAATTTTTGCGCTATTACTTAAAAGCTAATGGAAATAATGTGTTAGTCAATATTAGAGTTGTGGAACTGTTGAATCACTGTTCTGTTCAAAGAAATTTTAAATAGAGCATTACTGTTTTTATTcgattttgttgtatttaactAATATCTAAATAACATGCATGTACATATCAGAATTATATGAATTATTATACTGGATATTGAATGAAGAAAACTATACACGTTTTGTACAATGGTGAACTTAAGATCATTTTGCTGTATATAAAACAAGCTTAACCTAAACACACTTACAGCTCTTATCCTTATTTGTATAATCAACATTAATCTGTTTTTGgactaaatgaaataaaataaatttattgaCATCATTCATTGTAATCCAAATAGctcacaataaaacaagatgTTTGCTAGAGATCTTTCCACAGACTggtgtaaaaaatgtttatgaaGTGGAGAGTCTTTGTGACTGTTTAACATCTTAACAGCTTTGTATTTCTGCTTTTGATGTTGCAAGACTGCTAATCCACATTTCGGAGAGAGGCTGTGAGGTGTCTCTGACGATGATCAGAGCCCAGTTCCTGGAGCAGTTCTGAAGAACATCCTGCACAAAGATTATAGGGACACTCCACTAACCTTTCCAGCTGCCTCACTATCCTCTGCAGGGCCCTCTTGCCTGCTGTTTTGTAGCTGGACCTGTTCTGCAATTTTTAAGGATTAATCAGAGATACAATGATATAGATCACAGATTTAATCAGGACAGCTCATTTGTATTAAATAATGTTATGTTTTGTATATATAACCATATTATATTGTACAATTCAAGAGAAATTCTGTCACAATGTTACCGTGCAAACTAATGTCCCTCCCTTTTGTATATATGGATGGAGGTCTATGTGAGCCCATTAGTAAGATTAAACATTATAAATaacatcaatcaatcaatcaatcaatcaatcaatcaatcaatctttGGACTGTTGCTTATAATCCagttaatttgtaaaaaaataaataaataatctaaatttGTGAATAAATGCAATAGTCAATCCTTTTCTAAAGAAAGGTAGAACTGCAACCCCACCAGAAGAAATTAGAGTGCGAGAAGAGCAGCTGAGCTCTTTATTCTTTGCATATGCGTATAAATGATGCAACTATGATGTTCATGAGCCAAACGCTGGGTGCGTTTGCTTCATGCTACAGGGCGTTTCTGCGTGGGCGGATGTTTGGTGTTCAGACCTGTCATTGGAGCAGTGACACTGAAACCCGACGCTTCCCTGTCTGGATGTAGATAATAAACACACAGAGCCATT harbors:
- the lgi3 gene encoding leucine-rich repeat LGI family member 3, whose product is MLELGPRWTRLIFMLVLCLCLYLPGESYTRRAPKVPRCPASCSCTKDSAFCVDTKTIPKSFPPGIISLTMVNAAFTMIPEGAFSHFHLLQFLLLNSNTFTKIADDAFAGLSHLQYLFIENNDIQDLSKYTFRGIKSLTHLSLSNNNLQQLPRDLFKHLDILTDLDLRGNSFRCDCKIKWLVDWMEKTNTSVPAIYCASPFEFQGRRIRDLTPRDFNCITADFAVYETFPFHSVSVESYEFSGDQFVAFAQPDSGFCTLYIWDHVEMIFRTFHNITSRSAVYCKPVVISNTLYMVVAQLFGGSHIYKWEEGPQRFIKIQDIDTNRVRKPNFVDTFLLDGEWYFVVADSSKAGSTSIYRWNNNGFYSHQSLHPWHRDTHVEFIDVGGKPHLILSSASQPPVIYQWDRSQKQFAFHSIIKEPADVQMVKHFWVRKVLYLCLTRFIGDSKILRWEGQRFMEIQTLPSRGSMVVYPFIVGPRQYLILGSDFSFSRVYLWDDLTQRFQPFQELNMRAPRGFSLVSVNNKDILLAASFKGNTLAYQHLVVDLSAK